In one Mus pahari chromosome 21, PAHARI_EIJ_v1.1, whole genome shotgun sequence genomic region, the following are encoded:
- the Caskin1 gene encoding caskin-1 isoform X3, whose translation MGKEQELVQAVKAEDVGTAQRLLQRPRPGKAKLLGSTKKINVNFQDPDGAVLPLPSFSALHHAALNGNTELISLLLEAQAAVDIKDNKGMRPLHYAAWQGRKEPMKLVLKAGSAVNVPSDEGHIPLHLAAQHGHYDVSEMLLQHQSNPCMVDNSGKTPLDLACEFGRVGVVQLLLSSNMCAALLEPRPGDTTDPNGTSPLHLAAKNGHIDIIRLLLQAGIDINRQTKSGTALHEAALCGKTEVVRLLLDSGINAQVRNTYSQTALDIVHQFTTSQASKEIKQLLREASAALQVRATKDYCNNYDLTSLNVKAGDVITVLEQHPDGRWKGCIHDSRTGNDRVGYFPSSLGEAIVKRAGSRTGSEPSPPQGGGSLGPSAPPEEIWVLRKPFAGGDRSGSLSNAAGGRSPGGHALHAGSEGVKLLATVLSQKSVSESSPGDSPVKPPEGSSGAARSQPPAAHAGQVYGEQPPKKLESASASEGKANLAVWLSMIGLAQYYKVLVDNGYENIDFITDITWEDLQEIGITKLGHQKKLMLAVRKLAELQKAEYSKYEGGPLRRKTPQSLEMMAIESPPPSEPTTAECQSPKMTTFQDSELSGELQAALSGPAEAGAAAAEKSSNHLPPTPRTNLRESSLSGRARHMSSSQELLGDGPPGPGSPMSRSQEYLLDEGPAPGTPPKEVRSSRHGHSVKRASVPPVPGKPRQVLPSGASHFTPPQTPTKAQPGSPQAHGPATAKVKPTPQLLPPTDRPMSPRSLPQSPTHRGFAYVLPQPVEGEVGPPAPGPVPPPVPAAVPTLCLPPETDVEPGRPKKRAHSLNRYAASDSEPERDELLVPAAAGPYATVQRRVGRSHSVRAPAGTDKNVNRSQSFAVRPRKKGPPPPPPKRSSSAMASATLADEPAPDVEAEDGRLGVRAQRRRASDLAGSVDTGSAGSVKSIAAMLELSSIGGGGRAIRRPPEGHPTPRPASPEPGRVATVLASVKHKEAIGPDGEVVNRRRTLSGPVTGLLATARRGSGEPAEQSHFMEDGTARQRLRGPAKGEASAEGPPLARVEASATLKRRIRAKQSQQENVKFILTESDTVKRRPKAKEPDAGPEPPPPLSVYQNGTATVRRRPASEQTGPPELPPPPPPAEPPPADLMQLPPLPLPDSNARKPVKPPVSPKPILAQPVSKIQGSPTPASKKVPLPGPGSPEVKRAHGTPPPVSPKPPPPPTAPKPAKALAGLQSSSATPSPVPSPARQPPAALVKPASSPPSQSASPAKPPSPGTPALHVPAKPPRAAASVVSGPPVASDCASPGDSARQKLEETSACLAAALQAVEEKIRQEDGQGPRASSIEEKSTGSILEDIGSMFDDLADQLDAMLE comes from the exons ATGgggaaggagcaggagctggtgcaggcGGTGAAGGCGGAGGACGTGGGGACCGCGCAGAGGCTGCTGCAGAGGCCGCGGCCGGGGAAGGCCA agCTCCTGGGCTCTACCAAGAAGATCAATGTCAACTTCCAGGACCCGGATGG AGCTGTCCTTCCCCTGCCCAGCTTCTCAGCCCTGCACCATGCCGCCCTGAATGGCAACACAGAATTGATCTCTCTCCTGCTGGAGGCTCAGGCTGCTGTAGACATCAAGGACAACAAAG GTATGCGGCCGTTGCACTATGCTGCCTGGCAGGGCCGGAAGGAGCCCATGAAGCTGGTGCTGAAGGCGGGCTCAGCAGTAAATGTCCCATCCGACGAAGGCCACATACCCCTGCATTTGGCTGCCCAGCATGGTCACTACGATGTG TCAGAGATGCTGCTGCAGCATCAGTCCAACCCCTGCATGGTAGACAACTCTGGAAAGACACCTCTGGACCTGGCCTGTGAGTTTGGCCGCGTAGGG GTGGTCCAGCTGCTGCTAAGTAGCAACATgtgtgcagccttgctggagccCCGACCAGGGGACACCACCGACCCCAATGGCACCAGCCCCCTGCACCTAGCAGCCAAGAATGGCCACATTGACATCATCAG GCTGCTTCTTCAGGCCGGCATCGACATTAACCGCCAGACCAAGTCTGGCACGGCTCTTCATGAAGCCGCGCTCTGTGGGAAAACAGAAGTGGTTCGGCTACTGTTGGAT AGTGGGATCAATGCTCAGGTGAGGAACACCTACAGCCAGACGGCACTGGACATCGTACACCAATTTACAACGTCCCAGGCCAGCAAGGAGATTAAGCAACTGCTTCGAG AGGCCTCAGCAGCCCTGCAGGTCCGGGCAACAAAGGATTACTGTAACAATTATGATCTGACCAGTCTCAATGTGAAGGCTGGGGACGTTATCACG GTACTTGAACAGCACCCCGATGGCCGGTGGAAAGGCTGCATTCATGACAGCCGGACAGGCAATGACAGGGTGGGCTACTTCCCATCTTCCCTGGGGGAGGCTATCGTCAAGCGAGCAG GTTCCCGGACAGGCAGTGAGCCAAGCCCACCCCAGGGAGGTGGCTCACTGGGTCCCTCTGCACCCCCGGAGGAGATCTGGGTGCTGAGGAAGCCTTTTGCGG GTGGAGATCGCAGTGGCAGCTTGAGCAATGCGGCTGGGGGCAGGAGTCCTGGGGGCCATGCCTTGCATGCAGGCTCTGAAGGAGTTAAG CTCCTGGCAACGGTGCTTTCCCAGAAGTCAGTCTCCGAGTCCAGCCCAGGAGATAGCCCGGTCAAGCCTCCAGAGGGCTCTTCAG GTGCGGCCCGGTCCCAGCCTCCAGCAGCCCATGCTGGGCAGGTGTATGGGGAGCAGCCACCCAAGAAGCTGGAATCGGCCTCGGCCTCTGAGGGCAAG GCTAACCTGGCTGTGTGGCTATCAATGATTGGTCTGGCCCAGTATTACAAGGTGCTGGTGGACAACGGCTACGAGAACATTGATTTCATCACTGATATCACCTGGGAGGACCTGCAGGAGATCGGCATCACCAAGCTGG GACACCAAAAGAAGCTGATGCTGGCAGTGAGGAAACTGGCAGAGCTGCAAAAGGCAGAATACTCCAAGTATGAGGGGGGACCCCTGCGCCGAAAGACACCCCAATCACTTGAAATGATGGCTATTGAATCGCCGCCCCCATCTGAGCCCACTACAGCAGAGTGCCAGTCTCCCAAGATGACCACCTTCCAGGACAGCGAACTCAGTGGGGAGCTGCAGGCCGCCCTGTCCGGCCCAGCTGAAGCAGGTGCAGCTGCTGCTGAGAAATCCTCCAACCACCTGCCACCCACCCCGAGGACAAACTTACGGGAGTCCAGCCTGAGCGGACGGGCTCGGCACATGAGCAGCTCTCAGGAGCTGCTGGGTGATGGGCCTCCGGGGCCTGGCAGTCCTATGTCACGAAGTCAGGAATACCTGCTGGATGAGGGGCCGGCTCCTGGCACCCCACCCAAGGAGGTGCGGTCCAGCCGCCACGGCCACAGCGTCAAGAGGGCCAGTGTGCCCCCGGTGCCCGGCAAGCCACGACAGGTCCTTCCATCTGGTGCCAGCCACTTCACACCCCCACAGACGCCCACCAAAGCTCAGCCGGGCTCCCCTCAGGCCCATGGTCCAGCCACAGCCAAGGTGAAGCCCACCCCACAGCTGCTACCACCAACAGACCGACCCATGTCGCCCCGTTCCCTGCCTCAGTCACCCACACACCGTGGCTTTGCCTATGTGCTGCCTCAGCCAGTTGAAGGCGAGGTAGGGCCGCCTGCTCCAGGACCTGTGCCCCCACCAGTACCCGCAGCTGTGCCTACACTATGCTTGCCCCCAGAAACTGACGTAGAGCCCGGGAGGCCCAAGAAACGTGCCCACAGCTTGAATCGCTATGCAGCATCTGACAGTGAGCCTGAGAGGGATGAGCTGCTGGTGCCGGCTGCCGCCGGACCCTATGCCACAGTCCAGAGGCGTGTGGGTCGGAGCCATTCGGTGAGGGCTCCTGCTGGCACGGACAAGAATGTTAACCGCAGTCAGTCCTTTGCTGTGCGGCCACGTAAGAAGGGGCCCCCACCACCTCCACCCAAACGCTCCAGCTCGGCCATGGCCAGTGCCACCCTAGCCGACGAGCCGGCTCCTGATGTTGAGGCAGAGGACGGCCGGCTGGGGGTCCGGGCGCAACGCCGTCGGGCTAGTGATCTCGCTGGCAGTGTGGACACAGGCAGTGCTGGCAGTGTGAAGAGCATTGCAGCCATGTTGGAGCTGTCTTCCATTGGGGGCGGGGGACGGGCTATTCGCAGGCCCCCCGAAGGCCACCCCACACCTCGTCCCGCCAGTCCGGAACCAGGCCGAGTAGCTACCGTGTTGGCCTCTGTGAAGCACAAAGAGGCCATTGGGCCTGACGGTGAAGTGGTGAACCGGCGCCGTACACTCAGTGGCCCAGTCACTGGACTTTTGGCCACTGCTCGACGGGGGTCTGGGGAACCTGCAGAACAGAGTCATTTTATGGAGGATGGCACAGCCCGACAACGGCTTCGAGGTCCAGCTAAGGGTGAGGCAAGTGCGGAGGGCCCTCCCCTTGCCCGGGTAGAGGCCAGTGCCACGCTCAAGAGGCGCATCCGGGCCAAGCAGAGCCAACAAGAGAACGTCAAGTTCATCCTGACGGAGTCTGACACGGTGAAGCGCAGGCCTAAGGCTAAGGAGCCTGACGCTGGCCCTGAGCCGCCCCCACCACTGTCTGTGTATCAGAACGGCACAGCCACAGTTCGCCGAAGGCCAGCCTCAGAGCAGACTGGGCCTCCAGagctgccccctcctcctcctcctgctgagcCCCCACCTGCTGACCTGATGCAGCTGCCTCCACTGCCCCTGCCTGACAGCAATGCACGGAAGCCGGTGAAGCCACCCGTCTCTCCCAAGCCCATTCTGGCTCAGCCTGTGTCCAAGATCCAGGGCTCACCTACACCTGCCTCCAAGAAGGTGCCACTGCCAGGCCCTGGCAGCCCAG AGGTAAAGCGTGCTCACGGCACGCCACCGCCCGTGTCACCCAAGCCTCCGCCACCACCTACAGCACCCAAGCCAGCCAAGGCTTTGGCGGGACTACAGTCCAGCAGCGCCACCCCCTCGCCTGTGCCCTCGCCAGCGCGTCAGCCGCCAGCAGCCCTCGTCAAGCCAGCTAGCTCGCCGCCCTCTCAGAGCGCCAGCCCCGCCAAGCCCCCTTCCCCAGGGACGCCCGCACTGCACGTACCCGCCAAGCCCCCTCGCGCTGCCGCTTCAGTAGTCTCCGGACCCCCAGTAGCTTCAGATTGTGCTTCGCCCGGGGACAGCGCTCGGCAGAAGCTGGAAGAGACTAGCGCGTGTTTGGCTGCAGCACTGCAGGCAGTGGAGGAGAAGATAAGGCAGGAAGACGGACAAGGGCCTCG CGCCTCCTCCATCGAGGAGAAGAGCACTGGCAGCATCCTGGAAGACATCGGCAGCATGTTCGACGACCTGGCCGACCAGCTGGACGCCATGCTGGAGTGA
- the Caskin1 gene encoding caskin-1 isoform X2, which produces MGKEQELVQAVKAEDVGTAQRLLQRPRPGKAKLLGSTKKINVNFQDPDGFSALHHAALNGNTELISLLLEAQAAVDIKDNKGMRPLHYAAWQGRKEPMKLVLKAGSAVNVPSDEGHIPLHLAAQHGHYDVSEMLLQHQSNPCMVDNSGKTPLDLACEFGRVGVVQLLLSSNMCAALLEPRPGDTTDPNGTSPLHLAAKNGHIDIIRLLLQAGIDINRQTKSGTALHEAALCGKTEVVRLLLDSGINAQVRNTYSQTALDIVHQFTTSQASKEIKQLLREASAALQVRATKDYCNNYDLTSLNVKAGDVITVLEQHPDGRWKGCIHDSRTGNDRVGYFPSSLGEAIVKRAGSRTGSEPSPPQGGGSLGPSAPPEEIWVLRKPFAGGDRSGSLSNAAGGRSPGGHALHAGSEGVKLLATVLSQKSVSESSPGDSPVKPPEGSSGAARSQPPAAHAGQVYGEQPPKKLESASASEGKSAEAVSQWLATFQLQLYAPNFTSAGYDLPTISRMTPEDLTAIGVTKPGHRKKITAEISGLNIPDWLPEHKPANLAVWLSMIGLAQYYKVLVDNGYENIDFITDITWEDLQEIGITKLGHQKKLMLAVRKLAELQKAEYSKYEGGPLRRKTPQSLEMMAIESPPPSEPTTAECQSPKMTTFQDSELSGELQAALSGPAEAGAAAAEKSSNHLPPTPRTNLRESSLSGRARHMSSSQELLGDGPPGPGSPMSRSQEYLLDEGPAPGTPPKEVRSSRHGHSVKRASVPPVPGKPRQVLPSGASHFTPPQTPTKAQPGSPQAHGPATAKVKPTPQLLPPTDRPMSPRSLPQSPTHRGFAYVLPQPVEGEVGPPAPGPVPPPVPAAVPTLCLPPETDVEPGRPKKRAHSLNRYAASDSEPERDELLVPAAAGPYATVQRRVGRSHSVRAPAGTDKNVNRSQSFAVRPRKKGPPPPPPKRSSSAMASATLADEPAPDVEAEDGRLGVRAQRRRASDLAGSVDTGSAGSVKSIAAMLELSSIGGGGRAIRRPPEGHPTPRPASPEPGRVATVLASVKHKEAIGPDGEVVNRRRTLSGPVTGLLATARRGSGEPAEQSHFMEDGTARQRLRGPAKGEASAEGPPLARVEASATLKRRIRAKQSQQENVKFILTESDTVKRRPKAKEPDAGPEPPPPLSVYQNGTATVRRRPASEQTGPPELPPPPPPAEPPPADLMQLPPLPLPDSNARKPVKPPVSPKPILAQPVSKIQGSPTPASKKVPLPGPGSPEVKRAHGTPPPVSPKPPPPPTAPKPAKALAGLQSSSATPSPVPSPARQPPAALVKPASSPPSQSASPAKPPSPGTPALHVPAKPPRAAASVVSGPPVASDCASPGDSARQKLEETSACLAAALQAVEEKIRQEDGQGPRASSIEEKSTGSILEDIGSMFDDLADQLDAMLE; this is translated from the exons ATGgggaaggagcaggagctggtgcaggcGGTGAAGGCGGAGGACGTGGGGACCGCGCAGAGGCTGCTGCAGAGGCCGCGGCCGGGGAAGGCCA agCTCCTGGGCTCTACCAAGAAGATCAATGTCAACTTCCAGGACCCGGATGG CTTCTCAGCCCTGCACCATGCCGCCCTGAATGGCAACACAGAATTGATCTCTCTCCTGCTGGAGGCTCAGGCTGCTGTAGACATCAAGGACAACAAAG GTATGCGGCCGTTGCACTATGCTGCCTGGCAGGGCCGGAAGGAGCCCATGAAGCTGGTGCTGAAGGCGGGCTCAGCAGTAAATGTCCCATCCGACGAAGGCCACATACCCCTGCATTTGGCTGCCCAGCATGGTCACTACGATGTG TCAGAGATGCTGCTGCAGCATCAGTCCAACCCCTGCATGGTAGACAACTCTGGAAAGACACCTCTGGACCTGGCCTGTGAGTTTGGCCGCGTAGGG GTGGTCCAGCTGCTGCTAAGTAGCAACATgtgtgcagccttgctggagccCCGACCAGGGGACACCACCGACCCCAATGGCACCAGCCCCCTGCACCTAGCAGCCAAGAATGGCCACATTGACATCATCAG GCTGCTTCTTCAGGCCGGCATCGACATTAACCGCCAGACCAAGTCTGGCACGGCTCTTCATGAAGCCGCGCTCTGTGGGAAAACAGAAGTGGTTCGGCTACTGTTGGAT AGTGGGATCAATGCTCAGGTGAGGAACACCTACAGCCAGACGGCACTGGACATCGTACACCAATTTACAACGTCCCAGGCCAGCAAGGAGATTAAGCAACTGCTTCGAG AGGCCTCAGCAGCCCTGCAGGTCCGGGCAACAAAGGATTACTGTAACAATTATGATCTGACCAGTCTCAATGTGAAGGCTGGGGACGTTATCACG GTACTTGAACAGCACCCCGATGGCCGGTGGAAAGGCTGCATTCATGACAGCCGGACAGGCAATGACAGGGTGGGCTACTTCCCATCTTCCCTGGGGGAGGCTATCGTCAAGCGAGCAG GTTCCCGGACAGGCAGTGAGCCAAGCCCACCCCAGGGAGGTGGCTCACTGGGTCCCTCTGCACCCCCGGAGGAGATCTGGGTGCTGAGGAAGCCTTTTGCGG GTGGAGATCGCAGTGGCAGCTTGAGCAATGCGGCTGGGGGCAGGAGTCCTGGGGGCCATGCCTTGCATGCAGGCTCTGAAGGAGTTAAG CTCCTGGCAACGGTGCTTTCCCAGAAGTCAGTCTCCGAGTCCAGCCCAGGAGATAGCCCGGTCAAGCCTCCAGAGGGCTCTTCAG GTGCGGCCCGGTCCCAGCCTCCAGCAGCCCATGCTGGGCAGGTGTATGGGGAGCAGCCACCCAAGAAGCTGGAATCGGCCTCGGCCTCTGAGGGCAAG AGTGCTGAGGCAGTCAGTCAGTGGCTTGCCACATTCCAGCTACAGCTCTATGCCCCCAACTTCACCAGCGCTGGCTATGACCTGCCCACCATCAGTCGTATGACCCCTGAG GACCTCACAGCCATTGGTGTCACCAAGCCAGGCCACCGTAAGAAGATTACGGCAGAGATCAGCGGCCTGAACATCCCTGACTGGCTGCCTGAACACAAACCC GCTAACCTGGCTGTGTGGCTATCAATGATTGGTCTGGCCCAGTATTACAAGGTGCTGGTGGACAACGGCTACGAGAACATTGATTTCATCACTGATATCACCTGGGAGGACCTGCAGGAGATCGGCATCACCAAGCTGG GACACCAAAAGAAGCTGATGCTGGCAGTGAGGAAACTGGCAGAGCTGCAAAAGGCAGAATACTCCAAGTATGAGGGGGGACCCCTGCGCCGAAAGACACCCCAATCACTTGAAATGATGGCTATTGAATCGCCGCCCCCATCTGAGCCCACTACAGCAGAGTGCCAGTCTCCCAAGATGACCACCTTCCAGGACAGCGAACTCAGTGGGGAGCTGCAGGCCGCCCTGTCCGGCCCAGCTGAAGCAGGTGCAGCTGCTGCTGAGAAATCCTCCAACCACCTGCCACCCACCCCGAGGACAAACTTACGGGAGTCCAGCCTGAGCGGACGGGCTCGGCACATGAGCAGCTCTCAGGAGCTGCTGGGTGATGGGCCTCCGGGGCCTGGCAGTCCTATGTCACGAAGTCAGGAATACCTGCTGGATGAGGGGCCGGCTCCTGGCACCCCACCCAAGGAGGTGCGGTCCAGCCGCCACGGCCACAGCGTCAAGAGGGCCAGTGTGCCCCCGGTGCCCGGCAAGCCACGACAGGTCCTTCCATCTGGTGCCAGCCACTTCACACCCCCACAGACGCCCACCAAAGCTCAGCCGGGCTCCCCTCAGGCCCATGGTCCAGCCACAGCCAAGGTGAAGCCCACCCCACAGCTGCTACCACCAACAGACCGACCCATGTCGCCCCGTTCCCTGCCTCAGTCACCCACACACCGTGGCTTTGCCTATGTGCTGCCTCAGCCAGTTGAAGGCGAGGTAGGGCCGCCTGCTCCAGGACCTGTGCCCCCACCAGTACCCGCAGCTGTGCCTACACTATGCTTGCCCCCAGAAACTGACGTAGAGCCCGGGAGGCCCAAGAAACGTGCCCACAGCTTGAATCGCTATGCAGCATCTGACAGTGAGCCTGAGAGGGATGAGCTGCTGGTGCCGGCTGCCGCCGGACCCTATGCCACAGTCCAGAGGCGTGTGGGTCGGAGCCATTCGGTGAGGGCTCCTGCTGGCACGGACAAGAATGTTAACCGCAGTCAGTCCTTTGCTGTGCGGCCACGTAAGAAGGGGCCCCCACCACCTCCACCCAAACGCTCCAGCTCGGCCATGGCCAGTGCCACCCTAGCCGACGAGCCGGCTCCTGATGTTGAGGCAGAGGACGGCCGGCTGGGGGTCCGGGCGCAACGCCGTCGGGCTAGTGATCTCGCTGGCAGTGTGGACACAGGCAGTGCTGGCAGTGTGAAGAGCATTGCAGCCATGTTGGAGCTGTCTTCCATTGGGGGCGGGGGACGGGCTATTCGCAGGCCCCCCGAAGGCCACCCCACACCTCGTCCCGCCAGTCCGGAACCAGGCCGAGTAGCTACCGTGTTGGCCTCTGTGAAGCACAAAGAGGCCATTGGGCCTGACGGTGAAGTGGTGAACCGGCGCCGTACACTCAGTGGCCCAGTCACTGGACTTTTGGCCACTGCTCGACGGGGGTCTGGGGAACCTGCAGAACAGAGTCATTTTATGGAGGATGGCACAGCCCGACAACGGCTTCGAGGTCCAGCTAAGGGTGAGGCAAGTGCGGAGGGCCCTCCCCTTGCCCGGGTAGAGGCCAGTGCCACGCTCAAGAGGCGCATCCGGGCCAAGCAGAGCCAACAAGAGAACGTCAAGTTCATCCTGACGGAGTCTGACACGGTGAAGCGCAGGCCTAAGGCTAAGGAGCCTGACGCTGGCCCTGAGCCGCCCCCACCACTGTCTGTGTATCAGAACGGCACAGCCACAGTTCGCCGAAGGCCAGCCTCAGAGCAGACTGGGCCTCCAGagctgccccctcctcctcctcctgctgagcCCCCACCTGCTGACCTGATGCAGCTGCCTCCACTGCCCCTGCCTGACAGCAATGCACGGAAGCCGGTGAAGCCACCCGTCTCTCCCAAGCCCATTCTGGCTCAGCCTGTGTCCAAGATCCAGGGCTCACCTACACCTGCCTCCAAGAAGGTGCCACTGCCAGGCCCTGGCAGCCCAG AGGTAAAGCGTGCTCACGGCACGCCACCGCCCGTGTCACCCAAGCCTCCGCCACCACCTACAGCACCCAAGCCAGCCAAGGCTTTGGCGGGACTACAGTCCAGCAGCGCCACCCCCTCGCCTGTGCCCTCGCCAGCGCGTCAGCCGCCAGCAGCCCTCGTCAAGCCAGCTAGCTCGCCGCCCTCTCAGAGCGCCAGCCCCGCCAAGCCCCCTTCCCCAGGGACGCCCGCACTGCACGTACCCGCCAAGCCCCCTCGCGCTGCCGCTTCAGTAGTCTCCGGACCCCCAGTAGCTTCAGATTGTGCTTCGCCCGGGGACAGCGCTCGGCAGAAGCTGGAAGAGACTAGCGCGTGTTTGGCTGCAGCACTGCAGGCAGTGGAGGAGAAGATAAGGCAGGAAGACGGACAAGGGCCTCG CGCCTCCTCCATCGAGGAGAAGAGCACTGGCAGCATCCTGGAAGACATCGGCAGCATGTTCGACGACCTGGCCGACCAGCTGGACGCCATGCTGGAGTGA